Proteins co-encoded in one Solea senegalensis isolate Sse05_10M linkage group LG8, IFAPA_SoseM_1, whole genome shotgun sequence genomic window:
- the ano7 gene encoding anoctamin-7 translates to MEDDGSLLIGMDTKPGNSYGSVTTNAPAQPLDRNVFSDGSTRIDFVLVWEEPRSSQKEGAGVNPAHQRWRDEFLSRLSRSGLLQEQKKVSHAKKNICFVLLSAPWNVLCYYAEDISLRVPLQVVNSPNITGSEQLLLKLSLPNPMAQDVPNPPVCYYTCQFRNNKLERFLGSNDKETFFKTTQRHQVLYEILARTPYGSAKRGQVGIDRMLNEQVFTAAYPLHEGDYMQPTPTVSPQSLSTRQILHTYWAKWSCWKSYQPLDHIREYFGEKIALYFAWLGFYTAWLLPASLIGTVIFLNGLWLMATDVPVKEVCDTRNNFLMCPACNICTYWNYSSICVTYKLGILFDNGGTVFFSVFMSLWAVTFLEYWKRTCSTLSHRWNCSDFEEIEERPRPEFTAMAPMTMRNPVTGAEEPYFPENKRFKRILSGCIVIIVLIFLVLMCLIAIILYRTIVSILIQKSNLGFISSSAKRIASITGSVLNLLVILILSRLYTTLAQILTRWEMHRTQNKYEDMFILKVFVFQFVNFYSSPIYIAFFKGRFVGFPGHYNTLFGIRNEDCGAGGCLIELAQELLVIMVGKQLINNIQEFLVPKFKSWMQKRKMNPQQQKEKNKEEGKDEGQKKEDLSPWEADYQLLMCEGLLSEYLEMVIQFGFITIFVAACPLAPLFSLINNWVEIRLDAQKFVTEYRRPVVERAQDIGIWLLILQFITQVAVLINAFLIAFTSSFLPRLYYRYTRDSTLKGYINFTLATSPQNFTHHDENTPCRYVGFRDDNGDYIQEYYHLLAIRLCFVIIFEHVVFLVGRLIDMMVPDIPEEVELRIKREHYMAKAALAENRSMGKNLIPEQDDQTTSLRRRAAEPSKQSKFPPPVLNRIPKGN, encoded by the exons ATGGAGGACGACGGCAGCTTGCTCATCGGCATGGACACCAAGCCGGGGAACAGCTACGGCAGTGTCACCACG AATGCACCTGCTCAACCTTTAGACAGGAACGTGTTCAGTGACGGGTCGACTCGAATTG ATTTCGTGCTGGTGTGGGAGGAGCCTCGCAGCTCACAGAAGGAAGGTGCAGGTGTTAACCCTGCCCACCAGAGGTGGAGAGATGAATTTCTAAGCAGACTGAGTCGCTCTGGACTGCTGCAGGAACAG AAGAAAGTCTCTCATGCGAAGAAGAATATCTGCTTTGTCCTGCTCAGTGCTCCATGGAATGTCCTCTGTTACTACGCTGAGGACATCAGCCTGAGAGTCCCCCTGCAG GTGGTCAACTCTCCAAACATTACTGGGTCTGAACAGCTCCTGTTGAAGCTGTCCCTCCCCAACCCCATGGCCCAGGATGTACCCAACCCACCAGTTTGTTACTACACCTGTCAGTTTAGGAATAACAAGCTGGAACG GTTTTTAGGCAGCAATGACAAAGAGAcgttttttaaaacaactcaAAGACACCAGGTG TTGTATGAGATTCTGGCCAGGACTCCGTATGGTTCTGCGAAGAGGGGACAGGTGGGAATTGACCGAATGCTGAATGAGCAGGTCTTCACTGCCGCCTACCCGCTGCATGAG GGTGATTATATGCAGCCCACGCCCACAGTGTCCCCTCAGTCTTTGAGTACAAGACAGATACTGCACACGTACTGGGCCAAGTGGTCCTGCTGGAAAAGCTACCAACCATTGGACCACATTAGGGAGTACTTTGGAGAGAAGATAGCACTTTACTTTGCCTGGCTTg GTTTCTACACTGCTTGGCTGTTGCCAGCGTCTCTCATTGGGACTGTGATCTTCCTGAATGGATTGTGGCTCATGGCAACTGATGTTCCGGT gaAGGAGGTGTGTGATACTAGAAACAACTTCCTCATGTGTCCAGCATGTAACATCTGCACTTACTGGAACTACTCCAGCATCTGTGTTACCTACAAG ttgGGCATCCTGTTTGATAATGGAGGGACAGTCTTCTTCAGTGTCTTCATGTCTCTATGGGCCGTCACCTTCCTCGAGTATTGGAAGAGAACCTGTTCAACTCTGTCTCACCGCTGGAACTGCTCCGACTTCGAGGAGATTGAG GAGCGACCTCGCCCTGAGTTCACAGCCATGGCGCCAATGACCATGAGGAACCCTGTGACTGGAGCAGAGGAACCATATTTCCCTGAAAACAAACGGTTCAAAAGGATTTTGAGTGGCTGTATTGTCATCATAGTCTTG ATCTTTCTTGTGCTAATGTGCCTCATCGCCATCATCCTGTATCGTACCATCGTCAGCATCCTCATCCAGAAGTCTAACCTCGGCTTCATCAGCTCGTCT gcTAAAAGGATAGCCAGTATTACTGGGTCAGTGCTAAACCTGTTGGTCATCCTCATTTTGTCCAGGCTCTACACCACACTGGCCCAAATCCTCACTCGCTGGG AGATGCATCGCACCCAGAATAAGTATGAGGACATGTTCATCCTCAAAGTTTTCGTCTTCCAGTTTGTCAACTTCTACTCATCTCCTATTTACATCGCCTTCTTCAAAGGAAG GTTTGTTGGTTTCCCTGGACACTACAACACACTGTTTGGAATTCGCAATGAAGAT TGTGGAGCAGGTGGATGTCTTATTGAACTGGCTCAGGAGCTGCTCGTCATCATGGTGGGAAAACAGCTGATCAACAACATCCAGGAGTTCCTTGTCCC GAAGTTTAAGTCTTGGAtgcagaagaggaagatgaatccacagcagcagaaggagaagaaTAAGGAGGAGGGAAAAGACGAGGGTCAGAAGAAGGAAGACCTTTCTCCCTGGGAGGCAGACTACCAGCTGCTGATGTGTGAGGGTCTCCTCAGCGAGTACCTGGAAATGG TTATTCAGTTTGGCTTCATCACCATCTTTGTGGCGGCGTGCCCTCTCGCTCCGCTCTTCTCTCTCATTAATAACTGGGTGGAGATTCGACTGGACGCTCAGAAGTTTGTGACTGAATACCGTCGCCCTGTGGTGGAGCGAGCGCAGGACATTGGTATTTGGCTCCTGATCCTGCAGTTCATCACACAGGTGGCCGTCCTAATCAAT GCTTTCCTTATTGCGTTCACCTCGTCCTTCCTGCCTCGCCTATACTATCGCTACACCAGAGACAGCACCCTGAAAGGGTACATCAACTTCACGCTGGCCACATCTCCACAGAACTTCACCCATCACGACGAGAACACACCCTGCAG GTATGTGGGTTTCCGGGATGATAATGGTGACTACATCCAAGAGTACTATCACCTCCTCGCCATACGACTTTGTTTTGTCATAATCTTCGAG CATGTAGTCTTCCTCGTTGGCCGCTTGATCGACATGATGGTCCCCGACATTCCCGAGGAGGTGGAGCTAAGGATTAAGCGGGAGCACTACATGGCCAAAGCAGCTTTAGCTGAGAATCGG TCCATGGGGAAAAACCTAATTCCTGAGCAGGATGACCAGACTACCAGCCTGCGAAGGCGTGCCGCTGAACCCTCAAAGCAAAGCAAATTCCCACCACCAGTCCTGAATAGGATCCCCAAAGGCAACTGA
- the ece2b gene encoding endothelin-converting enzyme 2b isoform X2 — protein MSVALQDLRNTMSSYKRATLEEEEVSDAPADAASSPDGVEVGFRKGGVDILGRRTQLEVILSVLLLATLLALTACLLVLGLSFSSDSGRGLCLSEACITVASQIVEAMDRSVDPCHDFYQFACGGWMRKNPLPDGRSRWSTFNSIWEQNQALLKHLLENGTFNGSSEAEKKTQSYYLSCLNTPRIEELGAQPLTDLIAKIGGWNMTGPWDKDNFMEVLKVVSGPYRAQPFFSVGVSADPKNSNSNIIQVDQSGLFLPSRDYYLNKTANEKVLVAYLEYMVELGMLLGGERSTTQHQMQQILDFETALANITVPQDQRRDEEKIYHKVTISELQLLAPSVDWLDFLLSSLSPLELNDTEHVVLYAKEYLQQVSDLINKTERSLLNNYMIWTLVQKSVTSLDQRFENAQDKLLESLFGTKKSCTPRWQTCIGNTDDTLGFALGALFVKATFDKHSKDIAEEMINEIRSAFKEALDRLSWMDDQTRQAAKDKADAIYDMIGFPEFILDPKELDDVYDGYEVSDDSFFQNMMSFYNFSARVMADQLRKTPNKDQWSMTPPTVNAYYMPTKNGIVFPAGILQAPFYAHNHPKSLNFGGIGVVMGHELTHAFDDQGREYDKEGNLRPWWQNSSVEAFRQRTECMVDQYSHYTVNGEHINGKQTLGENIADNGGLKAAYHAYQSWVQKNGDEKRLPAVNLTNDQLFFVGFAQVWCSVRTPESAHESLVTDPHSPPRYRVIGTLANSPDFSRHFNCPTGTPMNTGRRCVVW, from the exons ATGAGCGTAGCGCTGCAGGACCTCCGGAACAcc ATGTCCAGCTATAAGCGAGCTactttggaggaggaggaagtttcCGATGCTCCAGCTGATGCAGCTTCGTCTCCTGACGGAGTGGAG GTGGGCTTCAGAAAAGGGGGCGTGGACATCCTGGGCAGGAGGACACAGCTGGAGGTCATCCTATCTGTCCTGCTGCTCGCCACCCTGCTCGCTCTGACGGCGTGTCTGCTGGTGCTGGGACTGAGCTTTAgttcag ACAGTGGGCGTGGCCTGTGCCTGTCAGAGGCGTGCATCACAGTGGCCAGTCAGATAGTGGAGGCAATGGACCGCAGCGTCGACCCCTGTCACGACTTCTACCAGTTCGCCTGCGGTGGCTGGATGAGGAAGAACCCACTGCCAGACGGACGCTCACGCTGGTCCACGTTCAACAGCATCTGGGAACAGAACCAAGCGCTCCTCAAACACCTGCTGG AGAATGGCACGTTTAACGGCAGCAGCGAAGCGGAGAAGAAGACTCAGTCCTACTACTTGTCGTGTCTCAACACACCGAGGATCGAAGAGCTGGGAGCTCAGCCTCTCACAGACCTCATCGCCAAG ATTGGCGGCTGGAACATGACGGGTCCCTGGGACAAAGACAACTTCATGGAGGTTCTGAAGGTAGTTTCTGGTCCATACAGAGCTCAGCCTTTCTTCAGCGTTGGAGTCAGTGCTGACCCGAAAAACTCTAACAGCAACATCATCCAA GTGGACCAATCAGGGCTCTTCCTGCCATCCAGGGACTATTACCTCAATAAGACAGCCAATGAGAAG GTGCTGGTGGCGTACCTGGAGTACATGGTGGAGCTGGGGATGCTGCTGGGTGGGGAGAGGAGCACCACCCAGCACCAGATGCAACAGATTCTTGACTTTGAAACAGCGCTCGCTAACATCACCGTCCCGCAAGACCAGCGGCGGGATGAAGAGAAGATCTACCACAAGGTTACCATCTCTGAACTGCAG CTCCTGGCTCCATCCGTGGACTGGTTGGACTTCCTGCTGTCCTCGCTGTCCCCATTGGAGCTGAACGACACCGAACACGTTGTCCTGTATGCCAAAGAGTACCTGCAGCAGGTGTCAGACCTCATCAACAAGACAGAACGCAG TCTGTTGAATAACTACATGATATGGACGCTGGTTCAGAAGAGTGTGACCAGTCTAGATCAGCGCTTCGAGAACGCTCAGGACAAACTGCTGGAGAGTCTCTTTGGAACCAAGAAG TCCTGCACGCCACGCTGGCAGACCTGTATTGGGAACACTGACGACACACTGGGCTTCGCTCTTGGAGCGCTCTTTGTTAAGGCGACATTCgacaaacacagcaaagacaTT GCTGAGGAGATGATCAACGAGATCCGCTCAGCATTTAAAGAAGCTCTGGACCGACTAAGTTGGATGGACGACCAAACCAGACAGGCTGCAAAAGACAAG GCAGATGCGATCTATGATATGATCGGATTCCCAGAATTCATCCTGGACCCCAAAGAGTTGGACGATGTTTATGACGGG tATGAAGTGTCAGACGACAGCTTCTTCCAGAACATGATGAGCTTCTACAACTTTTCAGCGCGAGTGATGGCCGACCAGCTGAGAAAGACACCCAACAAAGACCA GTGGAGTATGACACCTCCTACAGTTAACGCCTACTACATGCCCACAAAAAATGGCATAGTCTTTCCTGCTGGAATCCTTCAAGCTCCGTTCTATGCCCACAACCATCCCAA gtcaCTGAACTTTGGTGGGATCGGAGTGGTGATGGGTCACGAGCTTACTCACGCCTTTGACGATCAGG GTCGTGAGTATGATAAAGAGGGAAACTTGAGGCCATGGTGGCAGAACTCGTCTGTGGAGGCATTTCGTCAGAGGACAGAGTGTATGGTGGACCAGTATAGCCACTACACTGTCAATGGAGAACATATTAATGGAAAACAGACACTGGGAGAAAATATTGCTGACAACGGAGGCCTGAAGGCTGCATACCAT GCCTATCAGTCATGGGTCCAGAAAAATGGAGACGAAAAGAGACTTCCTGCTGTCAACCTGACCAATGACCAGCTCTTCTTTGTGGGATTTGCCCAG GTGTGGTGTTCAGTTCGGACACCCGAGAGTGCTCATGAGAGCCTGGTGACCGATCCTCACAGCCCTCCCAGGTACAGAGTCATTGGCACACTTGCCAACTCCCCAGACTTCAGTCGACACTTCAACTGTCCCACGGGGACACCAATGAACACTGGGAGACGCTGTGTGGTCTGGTAG
- the ece2b gene encoding endothelin-converting enzyme 2b isoform X1 has translation MSVALQDLRNTMSSYKRATLEEEEVSDAPADAASSPDGVEVGFRKGGVDILGRRTQLEVILSVLLLATLLALTACLLVLGLSFSSDSGRGLCLSEACITVASQIVEAMDRSVDPCHDFYQFACGGWMRKNPLPDGRSRWSTFNSIWEQNQALLKHLLENGTFNGSSEAEKKTQSYYLSCLNTPRIEELGAQPLTDLIAKIGGWNMTGPWDKDNFMEVLKVVSGPYRAQPFFSVGVSADPKNSNSNIIQVDQSGLFLPSRDYYLNKTANEKVLVAYLEYMVELGMLLGGERSTTQHQMQQILDFETALANITVPQDQRRDEEKIYHKVTISELQLLAPSVDWLDFLLSSLSPLELNDTEHVVLYAKEYLQQVSDLINKTERSLLNNYMIWTLVQKSVTSLDQRFENAQDKLLESLFGTKKQQSCTPRWQTCIGNTDDTLGFALGALFVKATFDKHSKDIAEEMINEIRSAFKEALDRLSWMDDQTRQAAKDKADAIYDMIGFPEFILDPKELDDVYDGYEVSDDSFFQNMMSFYNFSARVMADQLRKTPNKDQWSMTPPTVNAYYMPTKNGIVFPAGILQAPFYAHNHPKSLNFGGIGVVMGHELTHAFDDQGREYDKEGNLRPWWQNSSVEAFRQRTECMVDQYSHYTVNGEHINGKQTLGENIADNGGLKAAYHAYQSWVQKNGDEKRLPAVNLTNDQLFFVGFAQVWCSVRTPESAHESLVTDPHSPPRYRVIGTLANSPDFSRHFNCPTGTPMNTGRRCVVW, from the exons ATGAGCGTAGCGCTGCAGGACCTCCGGAACAcc ATGTCCAGCTATAAGCGAGCTactttggaggaggaggaagtttcCGATGCTCCAGCTGATGCAGCTTCGTCTCCTGACGGAGTGGAG GTGGGCTTCAGAAAAGGGGGCGTGGACATCCTGGGCAGGAGGACACAGCTGGAGGTCATCCTATCTGTCCTGCTGCTCGCCACCCTGCTCGCTCTGACGGCGTGTCTGCTGGTGCTGGGACTGAGCTTTAgttcag ACAGTGGGCGTGGCCTGTGCCTGTCAGAGGCGTGCATCACAGTGGCCAGTCAGATAGTGGAGGCAATGGACCGCAGCGTCGACCCCTGTCACGACTTCTACCAGTTCGCCTGCGGTGGCTGGATGAGGAAGAACCCACTGCCAGACGGACGCTCACGCTGGTCCACGTTCAACAGCATCTGGGAACAGAACCAAGCGCTCCTCAAACACCTGCTGG AGAATGGCACGTTTAACGGCAGCAGCGAAGCGGAGAAGAAGACTCAGTCCTACTACTTGTCGTGTCTCAACACACCGAGGATCGAAGAGCTGGGAGCTCAGCCTCTCACAGACCTCATCGCCAAG ATTGGCGGCTGGAACATGACGGGTCCCTGGGACAAAGACAACTTCATGGAGGTTCTGAAGGTAGTTTCTGGTCCATACAGAGCTCAGCCTTTCTTCAGCGTTGGAGTCAGTGCTGACCCGAAAAACTCTAACAGCAACATCATCCAA GTGGACCAATCAGGGCTCTTCCTGCCATCCAGGGACTATTACCTCAATAAGACAGCCAATGAGAAG GTGCTGGTGGCGTACCTGGAGTACATGGTGGAGCTGGGGATGCTGCTGGGTGGGGAGAGGAGCACCACCCAGCACCAGATGCAACAGATTCTTGACTTTGAAACAGCGCTCGCTAACATCACCGTCCCGCAAGACCAGCGGCGGGATGAAGAGAAGATCTACCACAAGGTTACCATCTCTGAACTGCAG CTCCTGGCTCCATCCGTGGACTGGTTGGACTTCCTGCTGTCCTCGCTGTCCCCATTGGAGCTGAACGACACCGAACACGTTGTCCTGTATGCCAAAGAGTACCTGCAGCAGGTGTCAGACCTCATCAACAAGACAGAACGCAG TCTGTTGAATAACTACATGATATGGACGCTGGTTCAGAAGAGTGTGACCAGTCTAGATCAGCGCTTCGAGAACGCTCAGGACAAACTGCTGGAGAGTCTCTTTGGAACCAAGAAG cagcag TCCTGCACGCCACGCTGGCAGACCTGTATTGGGAACACTGACGACACACTGGGCTTCGCTCTTGGAGCGCTCTTTGTTAAGGCGACATTCgacaaacacagcaaagacaTT GCTGAGGAGATGATCAACGAGATCCGCTCAGCATTTAAAGAAGCTCTGGACCGACTAAGTTGGATGGACGACCAAACCAGACAGGCTGCAAAAGACAAG GCAGATGCGATCTATGATATGATCGGATTCCCAGAATTCATCCTGGACCCCAAAGAGTTGGACGATGTTTATGACGGG tATGAAGTGTCAGACGACAGCTTCTTCCAGAACATGATGAGCTTCTACAACTTTTCAGCGCGAGTGATGGCCGACCAGCTGAGAAAGACACCCAACAAAGACCA GTGGAGTATGACACCTCCTACAGTTAACGCCTACTACATGCCCACAAAAAATGGCATAGTCTTTCCTGCTGGAATCCTTCAAGCTCCGTTCTATGCCCACAACCATCCCAA gtcaCTGAACTTTGGTGGGATCGGAGTGGTGATGGGTCACGAGCTTACTCACGCCTTTGACGATCAGG GTCGTGAGTATGATAAAGAGGGAAACTTGAGGCCATGGTGGCAGAACTCGTCTGTGGAGGCATTTCGTCAGAGGACAGAGTGTATGGTGGACCAGTATAGCCACTACACTGTCAATGGAGAACATATTAATGGAAAACAGACACTGGGAGAAAATATTGCTGACAACGGAGGCCTGAAGGCTGCATACCAT GCCTATCAGTCATGGGTCCAGAAAAATGGAGACGAAAAGAGACTTCCTGCTGTCAACCTGACCAATGACCAGCTCTTCTTTGTGGGATTTGCCCAG GTGTGGTGTTCAGTTCGGACACCCGAGAGTGCTCATGAGAGCCTGGTGACCGATCCTCACAGCCCTCCCAGGTACAGAGTCATTGGCACACTTGCCAACTCCCCAGACTTCAGTCGACACTTCAACTGTCCCACGGGGACACCAATGAACACTGGGAGACGCTGTGTGGTCTGGTAG